Within Hyphomicrobiales bacterium, the genomic segment TCCAGCCCGGCCATTCCGCCTTGCGCGAGACGTGCGAGACGCCGCCCCACGAAAAGCCTTCGCGTCCGACGCCGATGCCGTAGCGAATTGCCTTGTCGTTGCTCAAGACATAGTAGAGGACCCGCTCACGGGTATCGACGATGATCGTACCCGGCGCATATCTGCCATCGTAGCGGACCTCCTCACGGGTCGTGGTTTTGATGAGGTACAGGCTGTTGTCGACCAAATCGACCTTGTCGCGAGTTCGCCCCGCGACCGCGTCGTCGGATGCCCCTAAAACTGCAAGAACAGCCAGCCCCCCGGCGAAAACCGCTCCAATTCGCATCTCGTTACCCCTGTCTCTCCGTCCGGACCATAGCAGCGATTCACAGCCGCAAATGGTGTGCGTTTTGACCAAAGGCCGCAATTCCTACTCGGAATATTTTGACAAATTGTTCACGCGTGTTGCAGCTTCGCAACAAGATTCCTGGGCTTTTGCAATTGAGGCGAGTGGCTGTTAGTGCGATACACCTCATCCACGACCGGGCCCATGGGCAGGGAGCGGTATCTTTAAGGAATCTTTGGAATGGACGTGACGCCATGCAGATGAATGACGAGATACGGATTGCCGCTCCGCGCGTGCAGGTGTTCGCCAGCCTCAACGACCCGGAAATCCTCAAGGCTTGCATTCCTGGCTGCGAATCCCTGGAAAAATTGTCGGATCGTGAGCTTTCCGCGATCGTCATGGCCAAGGTCGGACCGGTGAAAGCCCGCTTCAAGGGCGTGGTGACGCTGTCCGACCTCAACCCGCCGGAAAGCTACACGATCTCCGGCGAAGGCAAGGGCGGAGCGGCCGGTTTCGCCAAGGGCGCCGCCAAGGTTCATCTGTCCGAGGATGGCGACGGCACGCTGCTGCGTTACGAGGTCAAAGCCGATGTCGGCGGCAAGCTGGCCCAGCTCGGCAGCCGTCTGGTCGATGGCGCGGCGCGGCATTACGCGAGGGATTTCTTTGCCGCCTTCAAGGGCCGGCTGGAGAAACCGGCCGAGGCGGTGCCCGAGCTGGCGCCGGCGGAGGCGGCGCCTGCCCGCGCCGCAAGCCGGCGGCTTTGGATCGTGCTTGCCGCCGCGATCGTGATCGCGCTCATCGTTGCCTATGCTCTGAGCTGACCTCCCGGCTCTCGATCGTTCGAGGGCGGCGTTTTGTTGGAAGCGACATGAATTTCAAGCTGCAGCTCGACGCCCTGCCGCGCCAGCGCCTCGAGGCGATGGCCGCTGC encodes:
- a CDS encoding L,D-transpeptidase; its protein translation is MGAVFAGGLAVLAVLGASDDAVAGRTRDKVDLVDNSLYLIKTTTREEVRYDGRYAPGTIIVDTRERVLYYVLSNDKAIRYGIGVGREGFSWGGVSHVSRKAEWPGWTPPSDMRQRQPWLPSYVPGGEGNPLGARALYLGATLYRIHGTNEAQTIGRAVSSGCIRMLNSDVIDLYERVRVGAKVVVLQ
- a CDS encoding carbon monoxide dehydrogenase subunit G, producing MQMNDEIRIAAPRVQVFASLNDPEILKACIPGCESLEKLSDRELSAIVMAKVGPVKARFKGVVTLSDLNPPESYTISGEGKGGAAGFAKGAAKVHLSEDGDGTLLRYEVKADVGGKLAQLGSRLVDGAARHYARDFFAAFKGRLEKPAEAVPELAPAEAAPARAASRRLWIVLAAAIVIALIVAYALS